A region from the Vanacampus margaritifer isolate UIUO_Vmar chromosome 5, RoL_Vmar_1.0, whole genome shotgun sequence genome encodes:
- the ppp5c gene encoding serine/threonine-protein phosphatase 5 has translation MAHASEYGSVEKMADGVNDAELLKEKANKYFKDKDYENAIKYYSEALELNPSNAIYYSNRSLAYLRTECYGYALADATKALDIDKNYIKGYYRRATSNMALGKFKAALKDYETVVRVRPNDKDAKMKYQECNKIVKQKAFERAIASDEIKKSVVDSLDIESMMIEDDYTGPKLEEGKVSLKFMEEMMDWFKEQKKLHRKCAYQILVQVKDLFSKLPSLVEVTLQDAEKITICGDTHGQYYDLLNIFELNGLPSVCNPYLFNGDFVDRGSFSVEVILTLFGFKLLFPDNFHLLRGNHETDNMNQMYGFEGEVKAKYTAQMFQLFSEVFQWLPLAQCINSKILVMHGGLFSEDGVTLEDLRKIERNRQPPDSGPMCDLLWSDPQPQSGRSISKRGVSCQFGPDVTERFLDQNKLDFIIRSHEVKADGYEVTHSGKCITVFSAPNYCDQMGNKGAFIHLRGSDLKPEFHQFTAVPHPNVKPMAYANTLMQLGMM, from the exons ATGGCGCACGCGTCGGAATACGGCAGCGTGGAGAAGATGGCGGATGGAGTAAACGATGCCGAGCTACTCAAGGAGAAGGCCAATAAATACTTTAAAG ATAAAGACTACGAAAATGCAATCAAGTACTACTCGGAGGCCTTGGAGCTCAATCCGTCCAATGCAATCTACTACAGCAACCGCAGCCTGGCGTACCTGCGCACTGAGTGCTACGGCTACGCCTTGGCAGATGCGACCAAGGCGCTGGATATTGACAAGAACTACATCAAAGGCTATTACCGCCGGGCCACCTCCAACATGGCGCTGGGCAAATTCAAAGCTGCACTCAAGGACTATGAGACG GTAGTGCGCGTTCGACCGAACGACAAGGACGCCAAAATGAAGTACCAGGAATGTAATAAGATTGTCAAGCAGAAGGCCTTCGAGAGAGCCATCGCCAGCGACGAGATCAAAAAGTCAGTCGTCGACTCTCTGGACATAGAAAGCATGA TGATCGAGGACGACTACACGGGCCCCAAACTGGAGGAAGGCAAGGTCAGCCTGAAGTTCATGGAGGAAATGATGGACTGGTTTAAAGAGCAGAAGAAACTGCACAGAAAGTGCGCGTATCAG ATTTTAGTGCAAGTGAAAGATCTTTTCTCCAAACTACCAAGTCTCGTTGAAGTCACATTACAAGAC GCAGAAAAAATAACCATTTGTGGCGACACGCACGGGCAGTATTACGATCTGCTCAACATTTTCGAGTTGAATGGCCTTCCGTCGGTGTGCAACCCTTAC CTGTTTAATGGCGACTTTGTGGACCGTGGCTCTTTCTCCGTGGAGGTCATCCTCACCTTGTTTGGCTTCAAGCTGCTCTTCCCCGACAACTTTCATCTGCTTCGAG GCAACCACGAGACGGACAATATGAATCAGATGTACGGCTTTGAGGGCGAGGTGAAGGCGAAGTACACGGCACAGATGTTCCAGCTGTTCAGCGAGGTCTTCCAGTGGCTGCCGCTCGCGCAGTGCATCAACAGCAAAATACTG GTGATGCACGGTGGGCTCTTCAGCGAAGATGGCGTCACGCTGGAGGACCTCCGGAAGATAGAAAGAAACAGACAACCTCCAGACTCGG GCCCCATGTGTGACCTCCTGTGGTCCGACCCCCAGCCTCAG AGCGGCCGATCGATCAGCAAGCGAGGCGTGAGCTGCCAGTTCGGGCCCGACGTGACGGAGCGCTTCCTCGATCAGAACAAGCTGGACTTCATCATCCGGAGTCACGAAGTCAAGGCGGACGGCTACGAGGTCACTCACTCAGGAAAGTGTATCACCGTGTTCTCGGCGCCCAACTACTG TGACCAGATGGGAAACAAAGGAGCTTTTATACACCTCAGGGGATCCGATCTCAAGCCAGAGTTCCACCAGTTCACTGCTGTG CCTCATCCGAATGTCAAGCCCATGGCGTATGCCAACACGCTAATGCAGCTGGGAATGATGTAG